CTGACTGATGAAGCGTTCGATGGCGAACACGTGCGGAGCATCCTCCGCGACCATGATCGTGAACGCGTCACCCGTCGCTTCTGCGCGGCCCGTCCGGCCAATCCGGTGAATGTAATCCTCCGGGTGCTGCGGCACATCGAAGTTGATGACGTGGCTCACGTCCGCGATGTCGAGGCCCCGCGCGGCGATATCCGTCGCCACAAGGACTTCATAGCGCCCGTCCCGGAAGCCCCGCAGCGCCTGCTCGCGTTCGCGTTGAGTGCGATTTGAGTGGAGCACCGCGACGGCGTGGTTGCTGCGCTTCAGCAGATGCGCGACGCGATCCGCGCGATGCTTCGTTCGGCAAAACACGATCACCGAGTCGTAATTCACGCGTTTGAGCAATTCGAGCAAGAGATTGGTCTTCTGCGCTTCCGCCACGGGATAGATCACGTGTTTGACCGTCTCCGCCGGAGTGCGGCGGGCGCCGATTTCAATCGTCTCCGGTCGTTTCATCGCCCACTGGATCAGGGATTCGATCTGAGGCGGGATCGTCGCCGAGAAAAGCGAAGTGTGGCGCTCGCGCGGACACCTTTCGACAATGCGCCGGACGTCCGGCAGAAACCCCATGTCGAGCATGCGATCCGCTTCGTCGAGCACGAGGTATTCGACCGCGCGCAGATGACACGTGCCGCGCCCAAGATGATCGAGCAGCCGGCCCGGCGTGGCGACGAGGATATCCACGCCGCGCTGCAAGGCCTCGGTTTGAAATCCGTAACCCACGCCGCCGTAAAGCACCGTCGCCGTCAAGCCGGTGAATCGCGCCAAATCGCGGAACGCGGTCTCGACTTGCGCGGCCAACTCGCGGGTCGGTTCCAACACCAGGACGCGCGCGTCCCGCTGGTGATGTTCGAGTTTCGTGAGGATGGGCAGAGCAAACGCCGCCGTCTTTCCGGTTCCGGTTTGGGCGCTGCCGATGACATCGCGTCCCGCGAGAATCAGCGGGATGGCGCGAAGCTGGATGGGCGTCGGATCGACGTAACCCATCGCATTGACACCTTCGAGAACTCGTTCCGACAGACCAAGGGTTTTGAATGACATAGGGCAATAATCTCAGAACCTCGCGCTATAAAAAGAGTTTTTCGCTCAGGGCGACAATCGTTCGATCTTCCATTCGCGTTCGGAGACCCGCTGGTAGCGGAAGCGGTCGTGCAGGCGGCTTTCACGCCCTTGCCAGAACTCAAACGTCTCCGGGGCCAGCCGGTACCCTCCCCAATGCGGCGGGAGCGGGACGTCTTTGCCTTCATATTGGCGCGTGAGTTCCGCCACCCGTTGATCCAGTTCCTCGCGGTTGCGCAGAACCTGGCTTTGGCGGGACGCCCAGGCCCCGATCCGGCTGCCAATGGGACGCAGGCGAAAATACGTTTCCGATTCCTCGCGCGCCACCTTGCTGACCGTGCCGGAAATCCGGATCTGATGCTTCAGTTCCGGCCAGAAGAAAACGAGAGCCGCGCGTGGATTCTCCAACAATTCCTTGCCCTTGGCGCTTTCGTAATTCGTGAAAAACGTGAAGCCGCGGTCGTCGTAGCCCTTGAGCAGAACGATGCGGGCGGAAGGCGTGCCGTCGCGGCTGGCGGTCGCCAGCGTCATCGCGGTCGGCTCCGGAAGATTCGCGGCCAGGGCTTGCTTGAACCAGACGTCGAATTGCCTGACTGGATCCCGGTGCAGGTCCGGTGTTTCCAGTTGTTGTTCCGGCGCGTCCACATTTGGGGTCGAATTCACGGCGCAAGCTAACACGAGCGCGAAAGTTGCGTCGAGTCACCTCTGAGAAGAAAGGGTGCGATCAAAACTGTCGGCCAACAAAGTCTTCTCCCTCTCTCCCCACTCGTTCCTCGCGGGGAGAGAGGGAAGGCAATCGGAGTCGCTGACCGACACTTCAAATCGCACCTTGAGTAGTCTGCCACAAAGTGTTGAAAGCGTTGCTTCCGGTGCGACGTTATGTTTCATTGTGCCCAGTATGCCGACTTACGAGTATGTTTGTTCAAAATGCGACGAGACCTTTGACCTGTTTCAGTCGATTTCGGACCATCCGATCACGACCTGCCCCAAGGACCTCTGCCGGCAGAAAACTTGGGGCAAAGGCAAAGTCAAACGAGCCATCACCGCCGGCGCCGGGCTGATTTTCAAAGGAAGCGGGTTTTACATCACGGACTATCGCAGCGACAAATACAAAGAAGCGGCGAAGAAGGAATCCCCAGCGCCGGCGTCTTCGACGGAGAGCAAGCCGGCGCCCGCCAAAGGCGAATCGACCGCAGCAAAATCCAC
The Verrucomicrobiota bacterium DNA segment above includes these coding regions:
- a CDS encoding zinc ribbon domain-containing protein, giving the protein MPTYEYVCSKCDETFDLFQSISDHPITTCPKDLCRQKTWGKGKVKRAITAGAGLIFKGSGFYITDYRSDKYKEAAKKESPAPASSTESKPAPAKGESTAAKSTSTKSDA
- a CDS encoding DEAD/DEAH box helicase, which translates into the protein MSFKTLGLSERVLEGVNAMGYVDPTPIQLRAIPLILAGRDVIGSAQTGTGKTAAFALPILTKLEHHQRDARVLVLEPTRELAAQVETAFRDLARFTGLTATVLYGGVGYGFQTEALQRGVDILVATPGRLLDHLGRGTCHLRAVEYLVLDEADRMLDMGFLPDVRRIVERCPRERHTSLFSATIPPQIESLIQWAMKRPETIEIGARRTPAETVKHVIYPVAEAQKTNLLLELLKRVNYDSVIVFCRTKHRADRVAHLLKRSNHAVAVLHSNRTQREREQALRGFRDGRYEVLVATDIAARGLDIADVSHVINFDVPQHPEDYIHRIGRTGRAEATGDAFTIMVAEDAPHVFAIERFISQKIPRVKLDGFQYQYTALFEQDKPGAPAGHPGRVRAVRLSGGYYFGRAKRRRK
- the pdxH gene encoding pyridoxamine 5'-phosphate oxidase, which translates into the protein MNSTPNVDAPEQQLETPDLHRDPVRQFDVWFKQALAANLPEPTAMTLATASRDGTPSARIVLLKGYDDRGFTFFTNYESAKGKELLENPRAALVFFWPELKHQIRISGTVSKVAREESETYFRLRPIGSRIGAWASRQSQVLRNREELDQRVAELTRQYEGKDVPLPPHWGGYRLAPETFEFWQGRESRLHDRFRYQRVSEREWKIERLSP